The DNA segment GACCACGCGTAACCATTCAGGTCGTAGGCCGCGCTGGAGCCGGTGTCCTTGTCGCTGCCCCAGAAGGCCAGGTTCACCGTCACGCTGATCGGGCCGCTGGCGACGAGCGGGCCCTGCGGGTCCATCAGTTGTCGCCCGATCGTGCGCGCGCCCAGGCTGATGCCCTCGAAAGAGCCGCCGGCATGATCGGGAAGCATCATGCCGACTGTCTGGCGGAACTGATCACCGTCGGTGATGCCAAGGAAGACGTCCGCGACGTCCCGGTCCTTGCCGAGCGCCACGAAGACCGCATCGTAGGCCGATGCCTGCGAACGGTTCAGGCCAAGCTCCTCCTTCGACCGCCGGGCGACGTCGACGACAATCGTGTTTGCTGCCGCGTCCTCGTCGAGAGCGGCCTTGAACATGAAGGGAACGAGGTCGGTGGCTGTCTCAAGCCCGTCGAGCCCCTCAATGGCGCCCGCGGTGAGCACCTGGTAGCTGCCTTCCGCAGTAGAGACGTCGGCAAGGCGGATGGAAAGCGTGGCGCCTTCTTCGAAAGAGGCCGTGCCCGCAACAGTGTAGGCGCTGCCCGATCCGGCTTCCTTGTTGAGCGTAACTGCCAGTATGCCGTCCTTGCTCACATCGAGCGAACCGATCTGCGCAGGCGTGCGCACATCGAGCATGCCCCCCTCGACATCGATGGCCAGGTTGGCCGCATTGGCAAGGCTGCCAGAGAAGCGCGCGGTACCTGCCAGCGTGAGTGCGTCTGCGCCGCCGCCGAAATCGACCTTGCCCGAGAACGTCGAGCTTCCCGCCAGGGTCATCGTATCGGTCCCGCTACCGAAGGCGACATCGCCTGTCTGCGCCGCGTCGCCCGAAAGCGCCAACGCATTGTTGCCAATCCCGAAAGTGACGTTGCCGGTAAGCGAACCGTCGGCGAGTTCGAGGCGGTCGCTTCCGCTTCCAAGCCTGACATCGCCCAAGATTGAAGGGGCATCGTAGCCCGATGCGACCTGTGTCTGTTTCACCGTCACGCCGTTCGTCGCAGCGGAAAGGTCGATGGCGATATTGCGGCCGGAATCCGCCTTGGCGCCGCTGGCAACTATGCTGCCGCTGTTCTCGATCAGTTCGACGGTGCCGCTCTTGTCGACAATGGCGCTGGCCGAGCCTTTCTCGCCCGACGCTGTCGCCTCGATCGTGCCGCTGTTGCGGATGGCGGAAATCTCGGCGCCCGCGGCAATGTGGATGGCGCTCGTCTGCGCATCGTCGGCATTGCCGCCGGTCGCTGCGACGCTGCCCGACACACGCAGCTCAGGCGTCGACGTTCCCGCGCCGATGTTCAGAGCCGTCGCGTTCGCGCCGTTCGACACCGCTGCGACGGAGCCGGCGATGCCGATACCGTTGGCGATCGTGACTGCGCCGCCGCGCCCGCCGATAGCAAGACCGGTTGCATCGATGCCGGCATAAAGACCGCGAGCTTCGACGCTGCCGTCGATCTGCAGGCCGTACTGGCTGGCCGTGCCTGCGACCGGCCCGATTGCGACGTCGCGGTCGGCAGCGCCGATGACCATCGCCGGTGCCTTGCCGTAGGAAACGACCTTGGCGGAACCTTCCTTGGCATCCTCGATCCCGTCGCCATCCTCATCGGCATTGTCGGGATCGTTATCCTTGGGCGCTACGGCCAGGACGATGCCGCCCGATACGTCGCCTTCGATCACCAGCGCCGATCCGCCTTGTAGCAGATCGTCTGCGTCCAGCTTGGAGGCGTCCGAAGGCACGGTGGTATAGCGATAGCCGGTTGCAAGGATCGTGCCCTGCACGACCATCGCCCCGTCGACATCGCCCGTGAAGTGCGCACCGACCGCATCCTTGCCCTGCACCGAAACGCTTCCAGCAAGACGGACATTGCCGTCGATATCGCCTGCCGCGATGCCGACGACGCGGTCGCCCAGCACAGTGATCTGCCCATCCTGCACGAAATCGCCGGTCAGCGGTCCGCCAAGCGCGATGCCTGCCGAATCGTTTCCTTCGATCACGATCTTGCCGCTGTTGACGATCTTGCCACTGTGGGCGCCAAGGGTTCGGATGCCGTAGCGGTTGGAGCCAAGCGCGAATGGACCGTCAAGGTCGCCGTCCTTGTCGTCGTCGGCCGGTTCATAAGGCTCGTCGATG comes from the Novosphingobium pentaromativorans US6-1 genome and includes:
- a CDS encoding autotransporter outer membrane beta-barrel domain-containing protein, with translation MSRYLLASTALLALATAAQTTAAHAEDVTTKKTAPLRTSTIKNGAADAINITKDGSVVLTAGTAVTMDSDHKVTNAGALSVSNANGAVGIVAESGTSGEIVNTGTITIDEPYEPADDDKDGDLDGPFALGSNRYGIRTLGAHSGKIVNSGKIVIEGNDSAGIALGGPLTGDFVQDGQITVLGDRVVGIAAGDIDGNVRLAGSVSVQGKDAVGAHFTGDVDGAMVVQGTILATGYRYTTVPSDASKLDADDLLQGGSALVIEGDVSGGIVLAVAPKDNDPDNADEDGDGIEDAKEGSAKVVSYGKAPAMVIGAADRDVAIGPVAGTASQYGLQIDGSVEARGLYAGIDATGLAIGGRGGAVTIANGIGIAGSVAAVSNGANATALNIGAGTSTPELRVSGSVAATGGNADDAQTSAIHIAAGAEISAIRNSGTIEATASGEKGSASAIVDKSGTVELIENSGSIVASGAKADSGRNIAIDLSAATNGVTVKQTQVASGYDAPSILGDVRLGSGSDRLELADGSLTGNVTFGIGNNALALSGDAAQTGDVAFGSGTDTMTLAGSSTFSGKVDFGGGADALTLAGTARFSGSLANAANLAIDVEGGMLDVRTPAQIGSLDVSKDGILAVTLNKEAGSGSAYTVAGTASFEEGATLSIRLADVSTAEGSYQVLTAGAIEGLDGLETATDLVPFMFKAALDEDAAANTIVVDVARRSKEELGLNRSQASAYDAVFVALGKDRDVADVFLGITDGDQFRQTVGMMLPDHAGGSFEGISLGARTIGRQLMDPQGPLVASGPISVTVNLAFWGSDKDTGSSAAYDLNGYAWSLTGEYETGIGRFGATAAYLWNRHTNGAASEVKSGSYELAAHWRGNWGAFTGFSRASYGHADFDSTRNFVGMAGEEDVKRKIEGDWNGNFATFAAGASAEGGSRFLYFRPAVTVDYVRLKEGGYTETGGGEALDMTVGSRKSDELGLNGGVTLGADLMGMSARDENWFRIETEGGWREILSGGLGTTTAHFEDGTPFSLGGEKATGGWFARLRTFGGSAGFVLGGELSAEDRHDHVNLALRGSVKVAW